The sequence below is a genomic window from Pecten maximus chromosome 14, xPecMax1.1, whole genome shotgun sequence.
agatgTGATTTTCTTGTTTGTATATGAACATGGGGATAGCTTCAACCTTACTTAATATTTGTACTAAATTTATATTACCCAATGCCCATACTGCAGTATCCAATATTTAAATCTATTGACTTAGTTCAATGCGCTTAATAGGTAcctaatcaaaataaatatccgtggtgaaaatgttaaccaactCAAGATATTGACCAACTATCAAAAAGTAACTTCCCTTTACATGTGCAGCTATAAGATCGCTCAATGTTATGCACGCAAGTACTTTTGCAAAACTTAGGAAATACTGGAGTTTAATACTAATTATTTATAAACCTTATGCAATTAAAACAAAGGTTATTATTTCGTTAGTTTAATTAAGTATTAAGGATATGTTAATGATTGATCTTGATCACATGAATTAAAATaattgctgtttttttttttacatattcatGTAATTATTTTCTTGTTATTCCTTCTCTAATGAATAAGAGATACTTATGTCACAAcctttatatattatctttaaaGACGGACTCACTTTCTAGTTCAACGAGCAGCGATCGTTCTGTCAACTCTAGCGAACAGgtatgtcattataatatttaatgttgatAGGTTTTCAAATATCACTGCTGTAATCAATGTTACATTTGATCGATAAGGCACGTTAGGAGTGTTAATTCAAAATGTTCTTTTTGTAAAACGTATTCAATGTAAATAACAAACAACGATGATATTATAATGTCACTCACAATCTTACCGGTATAATTTCGTATGAGATCAATAATATTTAAAGTGTGATTTTCTGGCCTGTATATGAACATGGGGATAGCTTCAACTGAACTAAACTTTTTTACTCAATTTATCTTACCATACACCAATaatgaaatgtcaaatattttaattcatttacatAATCCAATGTGCTTAATAAGTACCTAATCAAAATACATATCCGTTGTGAAAATGTTTACCAACTCAAGATATTGAACAACTATTAAGAAGCTACTTCCCTTTGATATGTGCGATGTTTGCATGATAAATAGATGTGTGATTTTATCGCATATGCGAATGTGCGAACGATGGGCGATCGAAACGAAGTGTATGGGATAGACATCGTTGTTTATATCAACTTTGAATTTGATCACAGATAATGTTTGTACGTCCCGAACGGTTTCAATAAAAAGATTATTTAGATATAACACAATAAATGGTtgatgtatatggtatttcttacATTCACGTAAGTACGTTTGTAAATCTTACGAAATACTGGAGCTTCATGCTCATCAGTAATATATCTTATGCAATGGAAATAAAGGTTATCGTTTCGTCAGTTTAGGTACGACTtaggtatatatttgtatgtaaatgattGATCTTTATCACCAGTATTAAAATAATCGCtgtttttcttatatatattcatttaattacTTGTTCAGTGATTCTTTTTCTCATGAATAAGTCATTACTTATGTCACAAcctttatatattatctttaaaGACGGAGTCACCTTCTAGTTCAACGAGCAGCGATCGTTCTGTCAACTCTAGCGAACAGgtatgtcattataatatttaatgtttataGGTTTTCAAATATCACTTCTGTAATCAATGTTACATTTTTCCGATAAGGAACATTACAagagttaattttttttttttttctttttgtaaaatgtattcaatgttAATAACAAACTGCGCTGATATTATAGTATCACTCACAGTCTGACCGGTATAATATCGTATGAGATGAATAATATTTAAGGTGTGATTTTCTGGCTTGTATATGAACATTGGGATTACTTCAACCTTACTTAATATTTGTACGAAATTTATTTTACCCGATGGCCATACTGCTCTATCAAATATTTGAATCTATTAACTTAATTCAATGCGCCTAATAGGTAcctaatcaaaataaatatccGTGGTGAAAAGGTTAACCAACTCAAGATATTGATCGACTATCAAAAAGTAACTTCCCTTTACATGTGCAGTTATAAGATCGCTCAATATTATACGATGTACGATGTGCGCACGATAAAATAGATGTGTGGTTGTATCGTGTATCCGAATATGAGTACGATGGGCGATCGAAACGAATTGCATTAGACAGATATCgtgatttaaatcaattttgaatttagTTACAAATAATGTGTAAAGGTAATGAgctgttttgataaaaatatcacttgTAATTGACACAATGTATGGTTGCTGTATATGGAATTTCTTTCATGCACGTAAGTACTTTTGCAAAACTTAGGAAAAACTGGAGTTTAATGCTAATCATTTATAAACCTTATGCAATGAAAACAAAGGTTATTCTTTCGACTGTTTAATTACGTATTAGGCATATGTTAATGATTGATCTTGATCACATGAATTAAAATAATTGCTGTTTTTCTTTTACATATTCATGTAATTATTTTCTTGTGATTCCTTCTCTAATGAATAAGTCATTACTTATGTCACAAcctttatatattatctttaaaGACGGAGTCACCTTCTAGTGCAACGAGCAGCGATCGTTCTGTCAACTCTAGCGAACAGgtatgtcattataatatttaatgttaataGGTTTTCAAAGATCACCTCTGTGATCAATGTTACATTTTTCCGATAAGGAACATTACAAgagttaattcattttttttttctttttgcaaaATGTATTCAATGTTAATAACCAAACTGCGCTGATATTATATTATCACTCACAGTCTGACCGGTATAATTTCGTAAGAGATGAATACTATTTCAGGTGTGATTTTCTGGCTTGTATATGAACATTGGGATAACTTCAACCTTACTTAATATTTGAACTCAATTTATGTTACCCGATGCCCATACTGCAGTGTCCAATATTTGAAACtattatattatttcaatgcGCTTAATCGGTAcctaatcaaaataaatatccGTGGTGAAAAGGTTAACCAACTCAAGATATTGACCAACTATCAAAAAGTAACTTCCCTTTACATGTGAAGTTATAAGATCGCTCAATATTATACGATGTACGATGTGCGCACGATAAAATAGATGTGTGATTGTATCGTGTATCCGAATGTGCGAACGATGGGCGATCGAAACGAATTCATTAGATAGATATCgtgatttaaatcaattttgaatttaattacaaataatgtGTAAAGGTACTGAactgttttgataaaaatatcatttagaATTGACACAATGAATGATtgctgtatatggtatttctttcacgcACGTAAGTACTTTTGCAAAACTTAGGAAATACTTGAGCTTAATACTAATCATTTATAAACCTTATGCAATGAAAATCAAGGTTATTATTTCGTCAGTTTAGTTACGTATTAGGCACATGTTAATGATTCATCTTGATCACATGAATTAAAATAATTGctgtttttcttttatatattcatGTAATTATTTTCTTGTTATTCCTTCTCTAAAGAATAAGTCATTACTTATGTCACAAcctttatatattatctttaaaGACGGAGTCACCTTCTAGTTCAACGAGCAGCGATCGTTCTGTCAACTCTAGCGAACAGgtatgtcattataatatttaatgttaataGGTTTTCAAAGATCACCTCTGTGATCAATGTTACATTTTTCCGATAAGGAACATTACAAgagttaattcattttttttttctttttgcaaaATGTATTCAATGTTAATAACCAAACTGCGCTGATATTATATTATCACTCACAGTCTGACCGGTATAATTTCGTAAGAGATGAATACTATTTCAGGTGTGATTTTCTGGCTTGTATATGAACATTGGGATAACTTCAACCTTACTTAATATTTGAACTCAATTTATGTTACCCGATGCCCATACTGCAGTGTCCAATATTTGAAACtattatattatttcaatgcGCTTAATCGGTAcctaatcaaaataaatatccGTGGTGAAAAGGTTAACCAACTCAAGATATTGACCAACTATCAAAAAGTAACTTCCCTTTACATGTGAAGTTATAAGATCGCTCAATATTATACGATGTACGATGTGCGCACGATAAAATAGATGTGTGATTGTATCGTGTATCCGAATGTGCGAACGATGGGCGATCGAAACGAATTCATTAGATAGATATCgtgatttaaatcaattttgaatttaattacaaataatgtGTAAAGGTACTGAactgttttgataaaaatatcatttagaATTGACACAATGAATGATtgctgtatatggtatttctttcacgcACGTAAGTACTTTTGCAAAACTTAGGAAATACTTGAGCTTAATACTAATCATTTATAAACCTTATGCAATGAAAATCAAGGTTATTATTTCGTCAGTTTAGTTACGTATTAGGCACATGTTAATGATTCATCTTGATCACATGAATTAAAATAATTGctgtttttcttttatatattcatGTAATTATTTTCTTGTTATTCCTTCTCTAAAGAATAAGTCATTACTTATGTCACAAcctttatatattatctttaaaGACGGAGTCACCTTCTAGTTCAACGAGCAGCGATCGTTCTGTCAACTCTAGCGAACAGgtatgtcattataatatttaatgtttataGGTTTTCAAATATCACTTCTGTAATCAATGTTACATTTTTCCGATAAGGAACATTACAAgagttaattcattttttttttctttttgtaaaatgtattcaatgttAATAACAAACTGCGCTGATATTATAGTATCACTCACAGTCTGACCGGTATAATATCGTATGAGATGAATAATATTTAAGGTGTGATTTTCTGGCTTGTATATGAACATTGGGATTACTTCAACCTTACTTAATATTTGTACGAAATTTATTTTACCCGATGGCCATACTGCTCTATCAAATATTTGAATCTATTAACTTAATTCAATGCGCCTAATAGGTAcctaatcaaaataaatatccGTGGTGAAAAGGTTAACCAACTCAAGATATTGATCGACTATCAAAAAGTAACTTCCCTTTACATGTGCAGTTATAAGATCGCTCAATATTATACGATGTACGATGTGCGCACGATAAAATAGATGTGTGGTTGTATCGTGTATCCGAATATGCGTACGATGGGCGATCGAAACGAATTGCATTAGACAGATATCgtgatttaaatcaattttgaatttagTTACAAATAATGTGTAAAGGTAATGAgctgttttgataaaaatatcacttgTAATTGACACAATGTATGGTTGCTGTATATGGAATTTCTTTCATGCACGTAAGTACTTTTGCAAAACTTAGGAAAAACTGGAGTTTAATGCTAATCATTTATAAACCTTATGCAATGAAAACAAAGGTTATTCTTTCGACTGTTTAATTACGTATTAGGCATATGTTAATGATTGATCTTGATCACATGAATTAAAATAATTGCTGTTTTTCTTTTACATATTCATGTAATTATTTTCTTGTGATTCCTTCTCTAATGAATAAGTCATTACTTATGTCACAAcctttatatattatctttaaaGACGGAGTCACCTTCTAGTGCAACGAGCAGCGATCGTTCTGTCAACTCTAGCGAACAGgtatgtcattataatatttaatgttaataGGTTTTCAAAGATCACCTCTGTGATCAATGTTACATTTTTCCGATAAGGAACATTACAAgagttaattcatttttttttctttttgcaaaATGTATTCAATGTTAATAACCAAACTGCGCTGATATTATATTATCACTCACAGTCTGACCGGTATAATTTCGTAAGAGATGAATACTATTTCAGGTGTGATTTTCTGGCTTGTATATGAACATTGGGATAACTTCAACCTTACTTAATATTTGAACTCAATTTATGTTACCCGATGCCCATACTGCAGTGTCCAATATTTGAAACtattatattatttcaatgcGCTTAATCGGTAcctaatcaaaataaatatccGTGGTGAAAAGGTTAACCAACTCAAGATATTGACCAACTATCAAAAAGTAACTTCCCTTTACATGTGAAGTTATAAGATCGCTCAATATTATACGATGTACGATGTGCGCACGATAAAATAGATGTGTGATTGTATCGTGTATCCGAATGTGCGAACGATGGGCGATCGAAACGAATTCATTAGATAGATATCgtgatttaaatcaattttgaatttaattacaaataatgtGTAAAGGTACTGAactgttttgataaaaatatcatttagaATTGACACAATGAATGATtgctgtatatggtatttctttcacgcACGTAAGTACTTTTGCAAAACTTAGGAAATACTTGAGCTTAATACTAATCATTTATAAACCTTATGCAATGAAAATCAAGGTTATTATTTCGTCAGTTTAGTTACGTATTAGGCACATGTTAATGATTCATCTTGATCACATGAATTAAAATAATTGctgtttttcttttatatattcatGTAATTATTTTCTTGTTATTCCTTCTCTAAAGAATAAGTCATTACTTATGTCACAAcctttatatattatctttaaaGACGGAGTCACCTTCTAGTTCAACGAGCAGCGATCGTTCTGTCAACTCTAGCGAACAGgtatgtcattataatatttaatgttaataGGTTTTCAAAGATCACCTCTGTGATCAATGTTACATTTTTCCGATAAGGAACATTACAAgagttaattcatttttttttctttttgcaaaATGTATTCAATGTTAATAACCAAACTGCGCTGATATTATATTATCACTCACAGTCTGACCGGTATAATTTCGTAAGAGATGAATACTATTTCAGGTGTGATTTTCTGGCTTGTATATGAACATTGGGATAACTTCAACCTTACTTAATATTTGAACTCAATTTATGTTACCCGATGCCCATACTGCAGTGTCCAATATTTGAAACtattatattatttcaatgcGCTTAATCGGTAcctaatcaaaataaatatccGTGGTGAAAAGGTTAACCAACTCAAGATATTGACCAACTATCAAAAAGTAACTTCCCTTTACATGTGAAGTTATAAGATCGCTCAATATTATACGATGTACGATGTGCGCACGATAAAATAGATGTGTGATTGTATCGTGTATCCGAATGTGCGAACGATGGGCGATCGAAACGAATTCATTAGATAGATATCgtgatttaaatcaattttgaatttaattacaaataatgtGTAAAGGTACTGAactgttttgataaaaatatcatttagaATTGACACAATGAATGATtgctgtatatggtatttctttcacgcACGTAAGTACTTTTGCAAAACTTAGGAAATACTTGAGCTTAATACTAATCATTTATAAACCTTATGCAATGAAAATCAAGGTTATTATTTCGTCAGTTTAGTTACGTATTAGGCACATGTTAATGATTCATCTTGATCACATGAATTAAAATAATTGctgtttttcttttatatattcatGTAATTATTTTCTTGTTATTCCTTCTCTAAAGAATAAGTCATTACTTATGTCACAAcctttatatattatctttaaaGACGGAGTCACCTTCTAGTTCAACGAGCAGCGATCGTTCTGTCAACTCTAGCGAACAGgtatgtcattataatatttaatgtttataGGTTTTCAAATATCACTTCTGTAATCAATGTTACATTTTTCCGATAAGGAACATTACAAgagttaattcatttttttttctttttgtaaaatgtattcaatgttAATAACAAACTGCGCTGATATTATAGTATCACTCACAGTCTGACCGGTATAATATCGTATGAGATGAATAATATTTAAGGTGTGATTTTCTGGCTTGTATATGAACATTGGGATTACTTCAACCTTACTTAATATTTGTACGAAATTTATTTTACCCGATGGCCATACTGCTCTATCAAATATTTGAATCTATTAACTTAATTCAATGCGCCTAATAGGTAcctaatcaaaataaatatccGTGGTGAAAAGGTTAACCAACTCAAGATATTGATCGACTATCAAAAAGTAACTTCCCTTTACATGTGCAGTTATAAGATCGCTCAATATTATACGATGTACGATGTGCGCACGATAAAATAGATGTGTGGTTGTATCGTGTATCCGAATATGCGTACGATGGGCGATCGAAACGAATTGCATTAGACAGATATCgtgatttaaatcaattttgaatttagTTACAAATAATGTGTAAAGGTAATGAgctgttttgataaaaatatcacttgTAATTGACACAATGTATGGTTGCTGTATATGGAATTTCTTTCATGCACGTAAGTACTTTTGCAAAACTTAGGAAAAACTGGAGTTTAATGCTAATCATTTATAAACCTTATGCAATGAAAACAAAGGTTATTATTTCGACTGTTTAATTACGTATTAGGCATATGTTAATGATTGATCTTGATCACATGAATTAAAATAATTGCTGTTTTTCTTTTACATATTCATGTAATTATTTTCTTGTGATTCCTTCTCTAATGAATAAGTCATTACTTATGTCACAAcctttatatattatctttaaaGACGGAGTCACCTTCTAGTGCAACGAGCAGCGATCGTTCTGTCAACTCTAGCGAACAGgtatgtcattataatatttaatgttaataGGTTTTCAAAGATCACCTCTGTGATCAATGTTACATTTTTCCGATAAGGAACATTACAAgagttaattcatttttttttctttttgcaaaATGTATTCAATGTTAATAACCAAACTGCGCTGATATTATATTATCACTCACAGTCTGACCGGTATAATTTCGTAAGAGATGAATACTATTTCAGGTGTGATTTTCTGGCTTGTATATGAACATTGGGATAACTTCAACCTTACTTAATATTTGAACTCAATTTATGTTACCCGATGCCCATACTGCAGTGTCCAATATTTGAAACtattatattatttcaatgcGCTTAATCGGTAcctaatcaaaataaatatccGTGGTGAAAAGGTTAACCAACTCAAGATATTGACCAACTATCAAAAAGTAACTTCCCTTTACATGTGAAGTTATAAGATCGCTCAATATTATACGATGTACGATGTGCGCACGATAAAATAGATGTGTGATTGTATCGTGTATCCGAATGTGCGAACGATGGGCGATCGAAACGAATTCATTAGATAGATATCgtgatttaaatcaattttgaatttactTACAAATAATGTGTAAAGGTACTGAactgttttgataaaaatatcatttagaATTGACACAATGAATGATtgctgtatatggtatttctttcacgcACGTAAGTACTTTTGCAAAACTTAGGAAATACTTGAGCTTAATACTAATCATTTATAAACCTTATGCAATGAAAATCAAGGTTATTATTTCGTCAGTTTAGTTACGTATTAGGCACATGTTAATGATTCATCTTGATCACATGAATTAAAATAATTGCcgtttttcttttatatattcatGTAATTATTTTCTTGTTATTCCTTCTCTAAAGAATAAGTCATTACTTATGTCACAAcctttatatattatctttaaaGACGGAATCACCTTCTAGCTCAACGAGCAGCGATCGTTCTGTCAACTCTGGTGAACAGGTACAGTACGCGTCAGGTGTTATGGTTCTCTTCCACCCTCAGGGTTGCGAGTGTCACTCGAGTGTAGGGGATTAAGTACGCCCCGTGTTTCAACTCGGGTGTTTCCACCGGCCATCACCGGCCGGGGCCTGGCGAGTGTTGGGGATTAAGATCGTAGGGAAAGGTGTGAAGACTCACAGCTGGAGACGTGGTCGTGGTCAGAGTTTTGCGACCTTTCACCTTTACCTGTACTGATTGTTTTACCATGTAACAATTCATTTACATGCTCCTTCGGATTTTGAGAAAACGTAAAATACTGTATAGCCGTAGATTGGCTGAATGATCATGAATTCATACGTAATTTTTATTAATTGGCAACGAACTCGTGTCCTAGCTGCTATTACTCTCAGGGACGTCAATTATCACAAGTATACCTGGTAAGGCATCAGTACGTGGGATGATTATCAATTTAGACAAAATATTTCTGGTGCTTTCAAAACAAGCACTAACTCATAGAGTTTTCGTACCCGTCTCCATCGCATCACGCCACACAAAACGCCCGAACCTCGTCTTGCAGTACAAACGCTAATgctttatacacatgtacatgtaaatgtaataaagaATTTGTATATCGATTCAAGGATGAGCAAATggtattgatttgaattgtgtaaccataattatgttttaaacatttgatcgCTGACGATATTTAACTAGTTATTGATGCATGCCGCGCTAACAAAAATGTATCGTTTgtgttcttattttttttttaattgcacaCATTTCCCTTAAATTGTGAACaaatcaaaaattttaatgaaaaggtGCTACAATTTGTAataccagaaacatatataacagagataagtagctctctatttgccccgAAGTGATACCCTCATGAGCAAAgaccgatttacctgtgctcgcgtgtgtgATAGAGGACAAGGCcttctcgataagggatatgcttgactGGTCACGAATAAAAGGAGCCATGCACCAGTTGTACGGGTAAATAGCGATTTTATTTATCCCTAATACGCGTTTTTGGTAATGCgtccaaatatttttttttagtttaccagaaattaatatgaatctatgtaaatatacaatatacgtacattgtatctaccTGTACATTGAAGTAACCGAGGCGTGTGATAGAGCCGCGGTCGTGTATGGATTCATGGGTTaatatactaattatataattagcgtCCGGTAGTAAAAATGCGGTCAATGGCTTCATCAAGTTTTCATAATGATACCATGAcaactctttgtttatttaacattcggaaaaaaattactttaaaactcTACTCATACTCAAACTGTcaaattgtaataattatatcgtGGCtcttataaatattataagtgtacatgtacgtgaAGTCAGCACACTCGATACACTAGTACCgataacatattttcttttcaatatgCCACCTCGGAATATTACGAAAGGGTGTTCAAACTGTTTAGTTGCATTTCATCAGAGACTTGTGTATATCAGGATATATACGTCTCAGATTTCATGATACTAGTTTAGTTGTTCCGAGATCCAGGATTCTTTGTGATGGTAGTGTTACGATAGGCCAGGTGTATAGTGTTCAATGGGGACATAAACAGACAGAAGTGTCagatgctttttttttttttttttttagttaagttattattatattaatcattCAAGACTTACTTCAAAGTCAATCGAAAGCCGAGCGGGATTTACTCGCTCGCGCTCCAATCACaatattgctataaataacacaaacaccaaGGCGGCAAAATATCgttaaatgttacagtgttttgttttctcgaTTTCCCGGTAAACATTTGTGGTACTCATCTAGCTAGgatttaaaaactaaaaacgtACATAATTTGGAGTGTATATGTACCGTACATTTACAGCACAATACATCTGTAGTATCGCTAGTATAGATCGtgatttcattacataaaacaatatctCCGTTTCTCAACACCGGGCTGGGATACtgcagagacgtatatatcagatatatcacgTTTCTGGATACtgtaagtacaaaatgtaagtCCAGCTACAgagtacctgtactgtacgacAACGTATGTTCCAACAAACACATCACGGTATCAGGCAGTGTACCTGTCAATCATGAATCAGGACCTTTGTTCCACTAATCCCCAACACTCTACCACACCGTGTCGCGCGGTGTCAGTAAACAGGTGACCACTCGGGTTTTGAGCCGGTGTCAGCCGGTGTTTCAACCGACATGCAACCGACCGAGTGAGTGGAAGGGATTAGACCTCGCCACTGTGGCGGTGATTGGGGACCATACCACCTGACGCGtactgtatgtcattataatatttaatgttgatAGGTTTTCAAATTTCACTGCTGTAA
It includes:
- the LOC117341738 gene encoding uncharacterized protein DDB_G0271670-like — translated: MAPKTDSLSSSTSSDRSVNSSEQTESPSSSTSSDRSVNSSEQTESPSSATSSDRSVNSSEQTESPSSSTSSDRSVNSSEQTESPSSSTSSDRSVNSSEQTESPSSATSSDRSVNSSEQTESPSSSTSSDRSVNSSEQTESPSSSTSSDRSVNSSEQTESPSSATSSDRSVNSSEQV